One region of Catenuloplanes indicus genomic DNA includes:
- a CDS encoding sensor histidine kinase — translation MSVVEAVRRRLRIGITAVERIAVGWGIAFLAGLVFWPLAVAVLTRRAAPFALGRMRAVADIERRRLGLPTGLPAQTSLRAVFTDPATGRELRWLALHATAGFCLGMFGLTIAVDILRDGLFPLYWRFTPPAEAVPAIGWPLIRTQGGAWLVGLFGVFWLFMTLYVVPLMVRLQELPGRRLLRPGPGEDMAMRIAELTATRAAALDAHAVELRRIERALHDGTQNRLVAVSVLLGAARRAVQRDPSTADEILERAQTASELALAELRAVVRSILPPVLSDRSLSDALASLAATCPVPVTVDADVPGRCAASVEATAYFVAAEALTNVAKHSGASRATVTLTREADVLCLVVTDDGHGGADADGGTGLTGIRRRAEAHDGTVTLTSPVGGPTTVEVQLPCGL, via the coding sequence ATGTCCGTCGTCGAGGCCGTACGCCGGCGCCTGCGGATCGGGATCACCGCGGTGGAGCGGATCGCGGTCGGCTGGGGCATCGCGTTCCTGGCCGGCCTGGTGTTCTGGCCGCTGGCCGTGGCGGTGCTGACCCGCCGCGCCGCCCCGTTCGCGCTCGGCCGGATGCGCGCGGTCGCGGACATCGAACGCCGCCGCCTCGGCCTGCCGACCGGCCTGCCGGCGCAGACGTCGCTGCGCGCGGTGTTCACCGACCCGGCGACCGGCCGGGAGCTGCGCTGGCTCGCGCTGCACGCCACGGCCGGGTTCTGCCTGGGCATGTTCGGGCTGACCATCGCGGTCGACATCCTGCGCGACGGGCTGTTCCCGCTCTACTGGCGGTTCACCCCGCCGGCGGAGGCGGTCCCGGCGATCGGCTGGCCGCTGATCCGTACCCAGGGTGGCGCGTGGCTGGTGGGTTTGTTCGGGGTGTTCTGGCTGTTCATGACGCTGTACGTGGTGCCGCTGATGGTCCGGTTGCAGGAGCTGCCCGGCCGGAGACTGCTGCGGCCCGGCCCGGGCGAGGACATGGCGATGCGGATCGCGGAGCTGACCGCGACCCGCGCCGCCGCGCTGGACGCGCACGCGGTCGAGCTGCGCCGGATCGAGCGCGCGCTGCACGACGGCACGCAGAACCGGCTGGTCGCGGTGAGCGTGCTGCTCGGCGCGGCCCGGCGCGCGGTGCAGCGCGACCCGTCGACCGCGGACGAGATCCTGGAACGGGCGCAGACCGCGTCCGAGCTGGCCCTCGCGGAGCTGCGCGCGGTGGTGCGCAGTATCCTGCCGCCGGTGCTGTCCGATCGAAGCCTCTCCGACGCGCTCGCCTCACTGGCCGCGACCTGCCCGGTGCCGGTCACGGTCGACGCGGACGTGCCCGGCCGGTGCGCGGCGTCCGTGGAGGCGACCGCGTACTTCGTCGCGGCCGAGGCGCTGACGAACGTCGCCAAGCACAGCGGCGCGTCCCGGGCCACGGTCACGCTCACCCGGGAGGCGGACGTGCTGTGCCTGGTCGTCACGGACGACGGCCACGGCGGCGCGGACGCCGACGGAGGGACCGGCCTGACCGGCATCCGCCGCCGGGCCGAGGCGCACGACGGCACTGTGACGCTGACCAGCCCGGTGGGCGGTCCGACCACTGTGGAGGTACAGCTGCCGTGCGGATTGTGA
- a CDS encoding glycosyltransferase family 4 protein, translating into MTELAVTLLTLGDPATMTGGYLYHRRVADRAPQHGARVQFVSLPKWRFPLPALAGATMLRKIHAQRPDVLLVDSIVAGLAGPWLGAARGLPPIAAILHQPPGGIDHAAGRQRTQASLDRALYKRAQRMIIASEDLANTLRQQGFDPESLVVVPPGRDAAADPVDPSGDLRQDRQAAILSVGNWMARKGLLDLLDAFSNLPPNAATLHLVGDEDVEPEYAARVRARIQRPDLRDRVVTHGVVTPAEVAGFYRKADIFALASTREPYGTVYGEAMAAGLPVVGWNAGNLPHLAQHGVEGLAVPPGDRVALTGALLRLATDDAYRAKMAAAARRKADTFPTWDDTSRMLFTELRALAERVREAQP; encoded by the coding sequence GTGACTGAGCTCGCGGTCACCCTGCTCACGCTCGGCGACCCGGCGACGATGACCGGTGGGTACCTCTACCACCGGCGCGTCGCGGACCGGGCACCTCAGCACGGCGCGCGGGTGCAGTTCGTGTCGCTGCCGAAGTGGCGGTTCCCGCTGCCCGCCCTGGCCGGCGCGACCATGCTCCGCAAGATCCACGCGCAGCGGCCGGACGTGCTGCTGGTCGACAGCATCGTGGCCGGTCTGGCCGGGCCGTGGCTGGGCGCGGCGCGCGGGCTGCCGCCGATCGCGGCGATCCTGCACCAGCCGCCGGGCGGCATCGACCACGCGGCCGGCCGGCAGCGCACCCAGGCCTCGCTGGACCGCGCGCTCTACAAGCGCGCCCAGCGGATGATCATCGCGTCCGAGGACCTGGCCAACACGCTGCGGCAGCAGGGATTCGACCCGGAGTCGCTGGTGGTGGTCCCGCCCGGCCGGGACGCCGCGGCCGACCCGGTCGACCCCTCCGGTGATCTGCGCCAGGACCGGCAGGCCGCGATCCTCTCGGTGGGCAACTGGATGGCGCGCAAGGGCCTGCTCGACCTGCTGGACGCCTTCTCGAACCTGCCGCCGAACGCGGCCACGCTGCACCTCGTCGGCGACGAGGACGTCGAGCCCGAGTACGCCGCCCGGGTCCGGGCCCGGATCCAGCGGCCCGACCTGCGCGACCGCGTGGTCACGCACGGCGTCGTCACGCCCGCCGAGGTCGCCGGGTTCTACCGCAAGGCGGACATCTTCGCGCTGGCCAGCACGCGCGAGCCGTACGGCACGGTCTACGGCGAGGCGATGGCCGCGGGCCTGCCGGTGGTCGGCTGGAACGCCGGCAACCTCCCGCACCTCGCGCAGCACGGCGTCGAGGGCCTGGCCGTGCCGCCCGGTGACCGGGTCGCGCTGACCGGCGCGCTGCTGCGCCTGGCCACCGACGACGCGTACCGCGCGAAGATGGCCGCGGCCGCGCGACGGAAGGCCGACACGTTCCCCACCTGGGACGACACGTCCCGCATGCTCTTCACCGAGCTCCGCGCGCTGGCGGAGAGAGTCAGGGAGGCGCAGCCGTGA
- the ribA gene encoding GTP cyclohydrolase II RibA, producing MILTPQRTGDPAPAPVEVCSVVIPTPYGEFTTRVFETAAGHTLLALIRGDVTGSDPVLTRLHSECLTGDALGSLRCDCGVQLRTAMRTVAAAGRGVVLYITGHEGRGIGLVNKLRAYVEQDKGADTLDANLRLGLPADARTYGESAAVLKAIGVESVNLMSNNPDKVEGLRAGGLTVRTMVGLQTAAHARNAAYLTTKADRMGHVAPIGAEPVTVPEAGIDVRGLIGEIRPRADRPYVMVRVTQTLDGRIQRDPGIPTAEEHALRAATDAVLVGAGTVSRTDPSLTVELVPGAHPLRVVLDGDLTLPLTARVFGGEAATTVFTTKEADAARADAIQAAGVGLREVSAGPDGVDLPAVLAELRRSGVQSLLVEGGTRLITALLEAGLADRLIVAISATTDAPGDTRLPAGLTLTGRTAYTAGDALLLGWDVTV from the coding sequence ATGATTCTTACGCCACAGCGAACGGGCGACCCGGCGCCCGCGCCGGTCGAGGTCTGTTCCGTGGTGATTCCCACGCCGTACGGGGAGTTCACGACGCGCGTCTTCGAGACCGCCGCGGGGCACACGCTGCTCGCGCTGATCCGCGGCGACGTCACCGGCAGCGATCCGGTCCTCACCCGCCTGCACTCCGAGTGCCTGACCGGCGACGCGCTCGGCTCGCTGCGCTGCGACTGCGGCGTGCAGCTGCGCACCGCGATGCGCACGGTCGCGGCGGCCGGCCGCGGCGTGGTGCTCTACATCACCGGGCACGAGGGCCGCGGCATCGGCCTGGTCAACAAGCTCCGGGCGTACGTCGAGCAGGACAAGGGCGCGGACACGCTGGACGCGAACCTGCGTCTCGGCCTGCCGGCGGACGCGCGCACGTACGGCGAGTCCGCGGCCGTGCTGAAGGCGATCGGCGTCGAGTCGGTCAACCTGATGTCGAACAACCCGGACAAGGTCGAGGGCCTGCGCGCCGGCGGCCTCACCGTGCGGACCATGGTGGGCCTGCAGACCGCCGCGCACGCGCGCAACGCCGCCTACCTGACCACCAAGGCGGACCGGATGGGCCACGTCGCGCCGATCGGCGCGGAGCCGGTCACCGTGCCCGAGGCCGGCATCGACGTGCGTGGCCTGATCGGCGAGATACGCCCGCGCGCGGACCGGCCGTACGTCATGGTCCGCGTCACCCAGACGCTCGACGGCCGCATCCAGCGCGACCCCGGCATCCCCACGGCCGAGGAGCACGCGCTGCGCGCCGCGACCGACGCGGTGCTGGTCGGCGCCGGCACGGTCAGCCGCACCGACCCGTCACTCACGGTCGAGCTGGTGCCCGGCGCTCACCCGCTGCGCGTCGTCCTGGACGGCGACCTCACGCTGCCGCTCACCGCGCGCGTCTTCGGCGGCGAGGCCGCGACCACGGTCTTCACCACCAAGGAGGCGGACGCGGCCCGCGCCGACGCGATCCAGGCGGCCGGTGTCGGGCTGCGCGAGGTCTCGGCCGGCCCGGACGGCGTCGATCTGCCCGCGGTGCTCGCCGAGCTGCGCCGCAGCGGCGTCCAGTCGCTGCTGGTCGAGGGCGGGACCCGGCTGATCACGGCGCTGCTCGAGGCGGGCCTGGCCGACCGGCTGATCGTGGCCATCTCCGCCACCACGGACGCGCCCGGCGACACGCGCCTGCCGGCCGGGCTCACGCTGACCGGCCGCACCGCCTACACCGCGGGCGACGCGCTGCTGCTCGGCTGGGACGTCACCGTCTGA
- a CDS encoding HAD family hydrolase, producing the protein MTRFEAVLFDAGDTLIRLSGSGETLLHKAAAGRGAGPLDPDEAGAAWQRVLDRSSTAEEMAKGRDLDPERHRQVWTALYAEAGCDKLLPGLSDDLYALTVAAESWEAFDDTLPTLRGLHERGLRIGVVSDTGFDLRPALDRLGLTPYLDTIVMSFEHGACKPAVTCFTAAAERLGVAPERTLMVGDNPLTDSGAVTAGMFAFLLPKPSPTGPRGLTHVLSLV; encoded by the coding sequence GTGACCCGGTTCGAGGCGGTCCTGTTCGACGCGGGCGACACGCTCATCCGCCTCTCCGGCAGCGGCGAGACGCTGCTGCACAAGGCCGCGGCCGGCCGGGGCGCCGGGCCGCTCGACCCGGACGAGGCCGGCGCGGCCTGGCAGCGCGTGCTCGACCGCAGCAGCACCGCCGAGGAGATGGCGAAGGGCCGCGACCTCGACCCGGAACGGCACCGGCAGGTGTGGACCGCGCTCTACGCCGAGGCCGGCTGCGACAAGCTGCTGCCCGGCCTCAGCGACGACCTCTACGCGCTGACCGTGGCCGCGGAGTCGTGGGAGGCGTTCGACGACACCCTGCCCACGCTGCGCGGACTGCACGAGCGCGGCCTGCGCATCGGCGTGGTCAGCGACACCGGCTTCGACCTGCGCCCGGCGCTCGACCGGCTGGGGCTCACGCCGTACCTCGACACGATCGTCATGTCCTTCGAGCACGGCGCCTGCAAGCCCGCGGTCACCTGTTTCACCGCGGCCGCGGAGCGGCTCGGCGTGGCGCCGGAGCGGACGCTGATGGTCGGCGACAACCCGCTCACCGACTCGGGCGCGGTCACCGCGGGCATGTTCGCGTTCCTGCTGCCCAAGCCGTCCCCGACCGGCCCGCGCGGCCTGACGCACGTGCTCAGCCTGGTCTGA
- a CDS encoding 6-pyruvoyl trahydropterin synthase family protein produces the protein MYEVGTSREVRAYHTMPGMPPPEGERHSHDYRLDIRVTRPRLDERDMVVDLDVLNDALRGVTGRLHEADLDEIVGAETTKDAVTVEVFSQWLHAVLVSAVGPVPGATLHVRVWEDPRMYGGYEGPLGD, from the coding sequence ATGTACGAAGTCGGCACCTCCCGAGAAGTCCGTGCTTACCACACGATGCCCGGAATGCCCCCGCCGGAAGGCGAGCGGCACTCCCACGACTACCGCCTGGACATCCGCGTCACCCGCCCGCGGCTGGACGAGCGCGACATGGTCGTCGACCTCGACGTGCTCAACGACGCGCTGCGCGGCGTGACCGGCCGCCTGCACGAGGCCGACCTGGACGAGATCGTCGGCGCCGAGACCACCAAGGACGCGGTCACCGTGGAGGTCTTCTCCCAGTGGCTGCACGCGGTGCTGGTGAGCGCGGTCGGCCCGGTGCCGGGCGCCACGCTGCACGTCCGCGTCTGGGAGGACCCGCGGATGTACGGCGGATACGAGGGCCCGCTCGGTGACTGA
- a CDS encoding zinc-dependent alcohol dehydrogenase, with product MSVKARAVRFLAPRSVAVEDVHLDEPTGDELLVRTVYSGISAGTELLAYRGELDAATPLDETLGAFEGGFNYPFGYGYSAVGRTLDGTAVFAFHPHQDVFTAPAADVLTLPEGLDLRLATMFPLVETALQLSLDAGPVLGETVLVTGLGAIGLLTSLLLTRAGASVVALEPMQWRRELAASVGITALSPEESDHDAALLVETSGAPRALADGLARLHHEGTALVGSWYGTKPVALPLGADFHRRRLTIRSSQVSTIPAAQQDRWTRDRRRGTALALMPTLPLAALATTEFAFEDAPAAYQALDRGAPGVLHAALRYE from the coding sequence ATGTCCGTGAAAGCGCGCGCCGTCCGGTTCCTCGCGCCGCGCTCGGTCGCGGTCGAGGACGTGCACCTCGACGAGCCGACCGGCGACGAGCTGCTGGTACGCACCGTCTACTCCGGAATCAGCGCGGGCACGGAGTTGCTCGCGTACCGCGGCGAGCTGGACGCGGCGACGCCGCTGGACGAGACGCTCGGCGCGTTCGAGGGTGGTTTCAATTACCCGTTCGGGTACGGATACAGCGCGGTCGGCCGAACCCTTGACGGGACCGCGGTCTTCGCGTTCCACCCGCACCAGGACGTCTTCACCGCACCGGCCGCGGACGTGCTGACGCTGCCGGAGGGCCTGGACCTGCGGCTGGCGACCATGTTCCCGTTGGTGGAGACCGCGCTGCAGCTGAGTCTCGACGCAGGACCGGTGCTCGGCGAGACGGTGCTCGTGACCGGCCTCGGCGCGATCGGGCTGCTGACGTCCCTGCTACTGACGCGGGCCGGCGCCTCGGTCGTGGCACTGGAGCCGATGCAGTGGCGCCGCGAGCTGGCCGCCTCGGTGGGCATCACCGCGCTGAGTCCCGAGGAATCGGACCATGACGCGGCGCTCCTGGTCGAGACCTCCGGCGCCCCGCGCGCGCTCGCGGACGGGCTCGCCCGGCTGCACCACGAGGGCACCGCGCTGGTCGGCTCGTGGTACGGCACCAAGCCCGTCGCGCTCCCGCTCGGCGCCGACTTCCACCGCCGCCGCCTCACCATCCGCTCCAGCCAGGTCTCCACGATCCCGGCCGCGCAGCAGGACCGCTGGACCCGCGACCGCCGCCGCGGCACCGCGCTGGCCCTGATGCCCACGCTGCCGCTGGCCGCGCTGGCCACCACCGAGTTCGCGTTCGAGGACGCCCCGGCCGCGTACCAGGCCCTGGACCGGGGCGCACCCGGAGTCCTGCACGCGGCGCTGCGCTATGAATAA
- a CDS encoding ABC transporter ATP-binding protein: MTAVLTRAAVTLEDVVKTYSGGVRALDGVSLSVPAGTFLAVMGPSGSGKSTLMHCAAGLDTPTSGKTFIEGTEISRLDETRRTVLRRSRVGFIFQQYNLLPSLSVSDNITLPLRLAGTAPDREWVRTLVERVGLAGRLHHRPSELSGGQQQRVAVARALVTRPAVVFADEPTGALDIRTAREVLDLLRTLVDELGQTVVMVTHDPAAAARADLALVMADGRIADTVPAPTAARLAHRLTELETE; this comes from the coding sequence GTGACCGCCGTCCTGACCCGCGCCGCGGTCACGCTGGAGGACGTCGTGAAGACGTACTCCGGCGGCGTCCGCGCGCTGGACGGCGTGTCGCTGTCCGTGCCGGCCGGCACGTTCCTGGCCGTGATGGGCCCGTCCGGCTCCGGCAAGAGCACGCTGATGCACTGCGCGGCCGGGCTCGACACGCCGACGAGCGGAAAGACCTTCATCGAGGGTACGGAGATCAGCCGGCTGGACGAGACCCGGCGCACCGTGCTCCGCCGGTCCCGGGTCGGCTTCATCTTCCAGCAGTACAACCTGCTGCCCTCGCTCAGCGTGTCGGACAACATCACGCTGCCGCTGCGGCTGGCCGGGACCGCGCCGGACCGGGAATGGGTGCGCACGCTGGTCGAGCGCGTCGGTCTGGCCGGGCGGCTGCACCACCGGCCGTCCGAGCTGTCCGGCGGGCAGCAGCAGCGCGTCGCGGTGGCCCGGGCGCTGGTCACCCGGCCGGCCGTGGTCTTCGCGGACGAGCCGACCGGCGCGCTGGACATCCGTACCGCGCGCGAAGTTCTTGATCTTCTCCGGACGCTCGTCGACGAGCTGGGCCAGACCGTCGTCATGGTCACCCACGACCCGGCCGCAGCCGCCCGCGCCGACCTGGCGCTGGTGATGGCGGACGGCCGGATCGCCGACACCGTGCCCGCGCCGACCGCGGCGCGACTGGCCCACCGCCTCACCGAGCTGGAAACGGAGTAA
- a CDS encoding response regulator transcription factor, with the protein MRIVMAEDDALLREGLAMLLRAEGLDVVETTDNPVTFLAAVDKHTPDVAIVDVRMPPTHTDEGIKAAVEARTRQPGLAVLVLSAYVEQAFATDLFTLGGGGLGYMLKERVGRVEEFMTALHRVAGGGTAIDPEVVAQLLTRTRPDSKLERLSPRERDVLALMAEGLGNAAIAEKLFVTDGAVHKHIRSIFAKLELSPDDQTDRRVAAVLHYLRDEARR; encoded by the coding sequence GTGCGGATTGTGATGGCGGAGGACGACGCGCTGCTGCGCGAGGGCCTGGCGATGCTGCTGCGCGCGGAGGGCCTGGACGTGGTGGAGACCACGGACAACCCGGTGACGTTCCTGGCCGCGGTGGACAAGCACACGCCGGACGTGGCGATCGTGGACGTGCGCATGCCGCCCACGCACACGGATGAGGGGATCAAGGCCGCGGTCGAGGCCCGCACCCGGCAGCCCGGCCTGGCCGTGCTGGTCCTCTCCGCGTACGTCGAGCAGGCCTTCGCCACCGACCTGTTCACGCTGGGCGGCGGCGGTCTCGGCTACATGCTGAAGGAGCGGGTCGGCCGGGTCGAGGAGTTCATGACCGCGCTGCACCGGGTGGCCGGCGGCGGCACCGCGATCGACCCGGAGGTGGTGGCGCAGCTGCTCACCCGCACCCGCCCGGACTCGAAGCTGGAACGCCTCAGCCCGCGCGAACGCGACGTGCTCGCGCTGATGGCCGAGGGCCTCGGCAACGCGGCCATCGCGGAGAAGCTGTTCGTCACCGACGGCGCGGTCCACAAGCACATCCGCAGCATCTTCGCCAAGCTCGAGCTCTCCCCGGACGACCAGACCGACCGCCGCGTCGCCGCCGTCCTCCACTACCTCCGCGACGAGGCCAGACGCTGA